In Brachypodium distachyon strain Bd21 chromosome 2, Brachypodium_distachyon_v3.0, whole genome shotgun sequence, one genomic interval encodes:
- the LOC100843970 gene encoding amino-acid permease BAT1 homolog isoform X2: MTWSKSPASSGATAVDVGTSDDTGQARLRELGYKQELKRDLSVLANFAFSFTIISVLTGVTTLYNTGLNFGGPVTMTFGWFVAGAFTMTVGLSMAEICSSFPTSGGLYYWSARLSGNRWAPFASWITGWFNIVGQWAVTTSVDFSLAQLIQVIILLSTGGNNGGGYLASKYVVIAFHAAILLSHAAINSLPISWLSFFGQFAAAWNMLGVFVLMIAVPTVATERASAKFVFTHFNTDNSAGIQSNLYIFVLGLLMSQYTLTGYDASAHMTEETKNADRNGPIGIISAIGISIVVGWGYILGITFAVKDIPYLLSPDNEAGGYAIAEVFYLAFKSRYGSGVGGIVCLGIVAVAIYFCGMSSVTSNSRMAYAFSRDGAMPLSSVWHKVNKHEVPINAVWLSAFISLCMALPSLGSLVAFQAMVSIATIGLYIAYALPIFFRVTLARKYFVPGPFNLGRYGVAVGWVAVLWVVTITVLFSLPVTYPVTKDTLNYTPVAVGGLFILVLTSWVVSARHWFRGPVTNLGG; encoded by the exons ATGACCTGGAGCAAGTCCccggcgagcagcggcgccaccgccgtAGATGTCGGCACTTCCGACGACACCGGCCAGGCCCGCCTCCGCGAGCTCGGATACAAGCAGGAGCTCAAGCGGGACCTCTC AGTGCTGGCCAActtcgccttctccttcaCCATCATCTCGGTGCTGACGGGGGTCACGACGCTCTACAACACGGGCCTCAACTTCGGCGGCCCGGTCACCATGACCTTCGGCTGgttcgtcgccggcgccttCACCATGACGGTGGGGCTCTCCATGGCCGAGATCTGCTCCTCCTTCCCCACCTCCGGCGGCCTCTACTACTGGAGCGCCCGCCTCTCCGGCAACCGATGGGCGCCCTTCGCCTCATGGATCACCGGATG GTTTAACATCGTTGGACAG TGGGCGGTGACGACGAGCGTGGACTTCTCGCTGGCGCAGCTGATCCAGGTGATCATCCTTCTGAGCACCGGCGGCAACAACGGCGGCGGGTACCTGGCGTCCAAGTACGTCGTCATCGCCTTCCACGCCGCCATCCTGCTCAGCCACGCCGCCATCAACAGCCTCCCCATTTCGTGGCTCTCCTTCTTCGGCCAGTTCGCTGCCGCCTGGAACATGCTAG GTGTCTTCGTCCTGATGATTGCCGTGCCGACTGTTGCTACCGAGAGGGCAAGCGCCAAGTTTGTCTTCACGCATTTCAACACTGACAACAGCGCTGGAATACAGAGCAACCTGTACATCTTTGTCCTGGGCCTCCTGATGAGCCAGTACACGCTCACCGGATACGACGCATCCGCTCATATG ACCGAGGAGACGAAGAACGCGGACAGGAACGGGCCGATCGGGATCATCAGCGCGATCGGGATATCGATCGTGGTGGGCTGGGGATACATACTCGGCATAACGTTCGCGGTGAAGGACATTCCCTACCTGCTGAGCCCCGACAATGAGGCCGGAGGGTACGCCATCGCCGAGGTGTTCTACCTCGCCTTCAAAAGCCGGtacggcagcggcgtcggcgggatCGTCTGCCTGGGGatcgtcgccgtcgccatATACTTCTGCGGCATGAGCTCCGTCACAAGCAACTCCAG GATGGCGTATGCGTTCTCGAGAGACGGGGCGATGCCGCTGTCGTCGGTGTGGCACAAGGTGAACAAGCACGAGGTCCCCATCAACGCCGTCTGGCTCTCGGCCTTCATCTCCCTCTGCATGGCGCTGCCG TCGCTGGGAAGCCTGGTGGCGTTCCAGGCAATGGTGTCGATCGCGACGATCGGGCTGTACATCGCCTACGCGCTGCCCATCTTCTTCCGGGTGACGCTGGCCCGAAAGTACTTCGTGCCAGGCCCATTCAACCTGGGGCGCTACGGCGTGGCCGTGGGCTGGGTGGCCGTGCTCTGGGTGGTCACAATCACGGTGCTCTTCTCGCTGCCGGTGACCTACCCGGTCACCAAGGACACGCTCAACTACACccccgtcgccgtcggcggGCTCTTCATCCTCGTCCTGACGTCGTGGGTCGTCAGCGCCAGGCACTGGTTCAGAGGACCCGTCACAAATTTGGGCGGCTAG